A portion of the Podospora pseudoanserina strain CBS 124.78 chromosome 2, whole genome shotgun sequence genome contains these proteins:
- the FRS1 gene encoding phenylalanine--tRNA ligase subunit beta (EggNog:ENOG503NVJA; BUSCO:EOG09260VTA; COG:J), with product MPTINVDKYRLFEELGEQFTEESFQQLCFDFGIELDKDTENDPSRPKDQKPELAIEIPANRYDMLCFEGIAMHLNIFRGKHGTPNWKLANIPEDKMQTLTITKETEQVRPYAAGAILRNIKFTQDSYDSFISLQDKLHQNLARQRTLVAIGTHDLDTIQGPFTYEALPPKDINFVPLNQTKKINGEELMSFYETDRHLGRYLHILRDKPVYPVILDANREICSLPPIINSERSKITLDTKNVFIDMTATDQTKLDIVCNIMVAMFSQYCAEPFTIEPVKVISEHNGTTRVTPSLAARTMDVEVDYLNQVTGLSESPASICKLLSKMAYKAEPSSDPKFVKVTVPPTRADVLHPCDVMEDVAIAYGFNSLPRSSPNRSVTIGKPLMINKLSDIVRTECAMAGWVEVMPLILCSHEENFEWLNRVDDGKTAVKLANPRTVEYQVARTSLLPGLLKTLSENKAMKLPLQIIESADVVFKDESLERKARNERRWAAAYYGKTSGFEIVHGLLDRVMTMLKVAFVTHEEGLEGKSIDYAVKENPSKADGYFIQEIDEPTFFKGRAAAIYVRLGGELKRIGELGVLHPTVLEKFDLRYPVSTLEINLEVFL from the exons ATGCCTACCATCAACGTCGACAAGTACCGGCTCTTTGAAGAGCTCGGCGAGCA GTTCACCGAGGAGAGCTTCCAGCAGCTTTGTTTCGACTTTGGCATTGAGCTCGACAAGGACACCGAGAATGACCCTTCGCGCCCCAAGGATCAGAAGCCCGAGTTGGCGATCGAGATTCCCGCCAACCGTTATGATATGTTGTGCTTCGAGG GAATTGCGATGCACCTAAACATCTTCCGCGGGAAACACGGGACACCAAACTGGAAACTGGCCAACATCCCAGAGGACAAGATGCAgaccctcaccatcaccaaggaaACAGAGCAGGTCCGCCCCTATGCTGCCGGCGCGATCCTTCGCAACATCAAGTTCACCCAGGACTCCTACGACTCCTTCATCAGCCTGCAGGACAAGCTCCACCAGAACCTTGCGAGACAACGAACACTGGTTGC CATCGGTACCCACGATCTCGACACAATCCAGGGCCCCTTCACCTACGAGGCCCTCCCACCCAAGGACATCAACTTTGTCCCCCTGAACCagaccaagaagatcaaCGGTGAGGAGCTCATGAGCTTCTACGAGACCGACAGACACCTCGGTCGTTACCTCCACATCCTTCGCGACAAGCCCGTCTACCCGGTTATCCTTGACGCGAACAGAGAGATCTGCTCTCTCCCCCCAATCATCAACAGCGAGCGCTCCAAGATTACCCTCGATACCAAGAATGTCTTCATCGACATGACTGCAACCGATCAGACCAAGCTGGATATTGTCTGCAACATCATGGTCGCCATGTTCTCTCAGTATTGCGCCGAGCCCTTCACAATCGAGCCTGTCAAGGTGATTTCGGAGCACAACGGCACCACCCGGGTAACGCCAAGCTTGGCTGCCCGCACTatggatgttgaggttgactACCTGAACCAGGTTACTGGCCTGAGCGAGTCCCCCGCGTCTATCTGCAAGTTGTTGAGCAAGATGGCGTACAAGGCTGAACCATCTTCGGATCCCAAGTTTGTCAAGGTTACTGTGCCACCAACCCGTGCCGATGTTTTGCACCCCTGCGATGTG ATGGAAGATGTTGCCATCGCCTACGGTTTCAACAGCCTCCCCCGCTCATCACCAAACAGGTCTGTAACCATCGGCAAGCCTCTCAtgatcaacaagctcagcGATATCGTCCGTACCGAATGCGCCATGGCCGGCTGGGTTGAGGTCATGCCTCTCATTCTCTGCTCGCACGAGGAGAACTTCGAGTGGCTTAACCgtgtcgatgatggcaaAACCGCCGTCAAGCTCGCCAACCCCAGAACCGTCGAGTATCAAGTCGCGCGgacatccctcctcccaggtCTCCTCAAGACGCTCAGCGAAAACAAGGCGATGAAGCTACCTCTCCAGATCATCGAGTCGGCGGATGTCGTCTTCAAGGATGAGTCCCTTGAGCGCAAGGCGAGAAACGAGAGGCGGTGGGCGGCTGCTTACTATGGCAAGACGAGCGGTTTCGAAATCGTACACGGCTTGCTGGACCGCGTCATGACGATGCTGAAGGTTGCCTTTGTAACGCACGAGGAGGGCCTAGAGGGCAAGAGCATCGACTATGCTGTCAAGGAGAACCCAAGCAAGGCCGATGGGTATTTCATCCAGGAGATTGACGAGCCAACCTTCTTCAAGGGGAGGGCGGCTGCGATTTATGTgaggttgggtggtgagctgAAGAGGATTGGCGAGTTGGGTGTGTTGCACCCGACGGTGTTGGAGAAGTTTGATCTGAGATACCCGGTGAGCACTTTGGAGATTAACCTTGAGGTGTTcctttga